A stretch of the Eulemur rufifrons isolate Redbay chromosome 20, OSU_ERuf_1, whole genome shotgun sequence genome encodes the following:
- the LOC138400742 gene encoding protein FAM209-like: MRMLKWFLFLPLCFSCGYAFMFPPLRDKAKEPQGKVPCGGHFRIRQNLPEQAQGWLGSKWLWLFFVLVLYVILKFRGDSEKNKEQNPPALRGCPLRSPLKKNQNASPSKEYAFNALTQLEIDLVKFMSKVRNLKVAMATGSHLKLPSSEVPGDPYNNVTIYEVWGEEDSD, encoded by the exons ATGCGGATGCTGAAATGGTTCTTGTTCCTGCCTCTGTGCTTCTCCTGTGGCTACGCCTTCATGTTTCCTCCCCTGAGAGATAAGGCCAAAGAACCCCAGGGGAAAGTGCCTTGCGGGGGGCACTTTCGGATCAGGCAGAATCTACCGGAGCAAGCCCAAGGCTGGCTTGGGAGCAAGTGGCTGTGGCTTTTTTTCGTTCTTGTGCTCTATGTGATACTGAAGTTTCGAGGAGATAGTGAGAAGAATAAG GAGCAGAATCCTCCTGCCCTTCGAGGCTGTCCATTACGCTCTCcactaaagaaaaatcaaaatgccTCCCCCAGCAAAGAGTATGCGTTCAATGCCTTAACCCAACTCGAGATTGACCTTGTGAAATTTATGTCCAAGGTGCGGAATCTTAAGGTCGCCATGGCAACTGGCAGTCACCTCAAGCTTCCAAGCTCAGAGGTACCCGGAGATCCATACAATAATGTTACAATATATGAGGTATGGGGAGAAGAAGACTCTGACTGA